The Haloplanus salinarum genome includes a region encoding these proteins:
- a CDS encoding RimK family alpha-L-glutamate ligase produces MSNGSDEGVSVGVLSLHNSKETKAILNAVEDLGHDPVWLRQENTTVTIEDSTVTVEPDVDVVANRLLLSTTGDPAELLGLATTFERIRPMLNEPDAVLTAIHKFATAATLADWNVQVPDAFLALSNEGLNEGRERFGDVAVYKTAIGTHGGGTWKVDLTEPVNPRVGNRQAFLQELVERDESEHRDLRVYVVDDEIVGAMYRYAPEGDWRTNVALGGAVADASDDLPETAAETALYTTEVMGLDYAGVDLIEGEDGWFVLEINPTAGFKGLYEATGVSPAPHIAKLAIERAGGTVDEERVRHLAATLDDSTPACKPRTLPPEQEDLPLIGYIEEVIVSGTSGSTQVMAKSDTGATRTSIDTGLAADIGAGPIKSMTRVRSGSVKSGKARPVVDLVVGIGGTQHTVTASVEDRSHMDYPVLLGRDVLERYRVDVRRRADGEERDGSEVLEE; encoded by the coding sequence ATGTCGAACGGTTCGGATGAGGGCGTCAGCGTCGGCGTGCTGTCGCTCCACAACAGCAAGGAGACGAAGGCGATTCTGAACGCGGTCGAGGACCTCGGCCACGATCCGGTGTGGCTCCGACAGGAGAACACGACCGTGACCATCGAGGACAGCACGGTCACGGTCGAACCGGACGTCGACGTGGTCGCGAACCGGCTTCTCCTCTCGACGACGGGCGATCCCGCGGAGTTGCTGGGGCTGGCGACGACGTTCGAGCGGATCCGGCCGATGCTGAACGAGCCGGACGCGGTGTTGACCGCGATCCACAAGTTCGCGACGGCGGCGACGCTCGCCGACTGGAACGTACAGGTGCCCGACGCCTTCCTGGCGCTGTCGAACGAGGGACTCAACGAGGGGCGGGAACGGTTCGGCGACGTGGCCGTCTACAAGACCGCCATCGGCACCCACGGCGGCGGGACCTGGAAGGTCGACCTGACGGAGCCGGTCAATCCGCGGGTGGGCAACCGCCAGGCGTTCCTCCAGGAACTCGTGGAGCGCGACGAGAGCGAACACCGCGACCTGCGGGTGTACGTCGTCGACGACGAGATCGTCGGCGCGATGTACCGTTACGCGCCGGAGGGTGACTGGCGGACCAACGTCGCCCTGGGCGGGGCCGTGGCCGACGCCAGCGACGACCTCCCGGAGACGGCCGCGGAGACGGCGCTGTACACGACCGAGGTGATGGGACTCGACTACGCCGGCGTCGACCTCATCGAGGGCGAGGACGGCTGGTTCGTCCTCGAGATCAATCCCACGGCGGGGTTCAAGGGTCTGTACGAGGCGACGGGGGTCAGTCCGGCGCCCCACATCGCGAAACTGGCCATCGAGCGCGCCGGGGGGACGGTCGACGAGGAGCGCGTCCGACACCTCGCGGCGACGCTCGACGACTCGACGCCGGCGTGCAAGCCACGGACCCTCCCGCCGGAACAGGAGGATCTCCCGCTCATCGGCTACATCGAGGAGGTGATCGTCAGCGGGACGAGCGGGTCGACGCAGGTGATGGCCAAATCCGACACCGGGGCGACGCGGACCAGCATCGACACGGGGTTGGCCGCCGACATCGGCGCGGGACCGATCAAGAGCATGACGCGGGTCCGATCGGGGAGCGTCAAGTCGGGGAAGGCCCGGCCGGTCGTCGACCTGGTCGTCGGTATCGGGGGCACCCAACACACCGTCACGGCGAGCGTCGAGGATCGGAGCCACATGGACTACCCCGTGTTGCTCGGCCGGGACGTGCTGGAGCGGTACCGCGTCGACGTGCGACGCCGCGCCGACGGCGAGGAGCGCGACGGGAGCGAGGTGCTGGAGGAGTAG
- a CDS encoding CNNM domain-containing protein, with protein MTPLELTVRLVAGVLLILANGFFVAIEFALTRVRQYPESEFDTPALRRAWEMTQDLEIYLTSCQVGITASSIAVGIVAEPALAALFEPVFAGSALAGVGLGALIAYAIINLLHLTHGEQTPTYLGVERSKFVCRYGARPLYWFAWLISPVMRIGDGVAKATLKLFGIEMTGAWLETEEEVIESRADLRNRLGSLLAEGDLPEERQEEVLNALEVGETAVEEVMTDAADVVSLSTTDSVAENLAAISETPHTRFPLFGEDQSDFRGIVYTPSIVTHMDALEAGDRTFEEIAAPPMTVTADTSLSDAFDQFQAEDQELALVLADGEVRGLVTATDTLEAVMGELEDPLDRVYG; from the coding sequence ATGACCCCGCTGGAACTGACCGTTCGGCTCGTCGCCGGCGTCCTCCTCATCCTGGCGAACGGCTTTTTCGTCGCTATCGAGTTCGCGCTCACGCGGGTCCGCCAGTACCCCGAATCCGAGTTCGACACGCCGGCGCTGCGTCGCGCGTGGGAGATGACACAGGACCTCGAGATCTATCTCACGAGCTGTCAGGTCGGCATCACCGCCTCCAGCATCGCGGTGGGTATCGTCGCCGAACCGGCGCTCGCCGCGCTGTTCGAGCCGGTCTTCGCGGGGAGTGCTCTGGCCGGCGTGGGGCTCGGCGCGCTGATCGCGTACGCGATCATCAACCTCCTCCATCTGACCCACGGGGAGCAGACGCCGACGTATCTCGGCGTCGAGCGCTCGAAGTTCGTCTGTCGGTACGGCGCCCGCCCACTCTACTGGTTCGCGTGGCTCATCTCGCCGGTGATGCGGATCGGCGACGGCGTGGCGAAGGCGACGCTCAAGCTGTTCGGCATCGAGATGACGGGGGCGTGGCTGGAGACCGAAGAGGAGGTGATCGAGTCGCGGGCGGACCTGCGCAACCGCCTCGGGTCCCTGCTCGCCGAGGGCGACCTCCCCGAGGAGCGCCAGGAGGAGGTGCTCAACGCGCTCGAAGTCGGCGAGACGGCGGTCGAGGAGGTGATGACCGACGCCGCGGACGTCGTCTCGCTGTCGACGACCGACTCCGTCGCTGAGAACCTGGCGGCGATCAGCGAGACGCCACACACCAGATTCCCGCTGTTCGGCGAGGACCAGTCCGACTTCCGGGGGATCGTCTACACGCCGTCGATCGTCACCCACATGGACGCCCTCGAAGCGGGGGACCGGACGTTCGAGGAGATCGCGGCCCCGCCGATGACGGTCACGGCCGACACCAGCCTCAGCGACGCCTTCGACCAGTTCCAGGCCGAGGATCAGGAACTCGCGCTGGTGCTAGCGGACGGCGAAGTGCGCGGTCTCGTCACCGCGACGGACACGCTAGAGGCCGTGATGGGCGAACTCGAGGACCCGCTGGACCGGGTATACGGCTAG
- a CDS encoding DNA-3-methyladenine glycosylase family protein, giving the protein MDEAIDALRTDPDFRPLIERHGHLSIDPADDFFARFVVSILRQQVSMASAAATRRRLFEAVEVTPEGVLDAETDTLRDAGLSRQKTRYVTNVAAAFRDRGYTLDSFAGMDDRAVIDELTAITGVGTWTAKMQLMFSLGRPDVFPVGDLGVRKGMRTLYGDIGREAMAERAERWAPYRSYASLYLWQVEEDVADAVEEVRVVD; this is encoded by the coding sequence ATGGACGAGGCAATCGACGCCCTCCGGACCGATCCCGACTTCCGGCCGCTGATCGAGCGCCACGGCCACCTCTCGATCGATCCGGCCGACGACTTCTTCGCCCGCTTCGTCGTCTCCATCCTCCGCCAGCAGGTGTCGATGGCGTCCGCGGCGGCCACGCGGCGACGCCTCTTCGAGGCGGTCGAGGTGACCCCCGAGGGGGTACTCGACGCGGAGACGGATACCCTCCGTGACGCGGGGCTGTCCCGGCAGAAGACGCGGTACGTGACGAACGTCGCGGCGGCCTTCCGTGATCGTGGCTACACGCTCGACTCGTTCGCGGGGATGGACGACCGGGCGGTGATCGACGAACTCACAGCCATCACCGGGGTCGGGACGTGGACCGCGAAGATGCAGCTCATGTTCTCCCTCGGTCGTCCCGACGTGTTCCCGGTCGGAGATCTGGGAGTTCGCAAGGGGATGCGGACGCTGTACGGCGACATCGGCCGCGAAGCGATGGCCGAACGGGCCGAGCGCTGGGCGCCGTACCGCAGTTACGCCAGTCTCTACCTGTGGCAGGTCGAGGAGGACGTCGCCGACGCCGTCGAGGAAGTGCGGGTGGTGGACTAG
- a CDS encoding GNAT family N-acetyltransferase, producing MSTSDVRELTTEAEWRAAFPVLSQLREHLSEDQFIDRLRRMHEEGYRLFALFRRGEAVSVAGVALRTNFYNGRHLFVYDLVTRTDRRSEGHGSRLMAFLEDWARERNCESITLESGLWRSDAHRFYEDELGMERFCYTFKKELVRDDTA from the coding sequence GTGAGCACATCCGACGTTCGAGAACTGACGACCGAAGCCGAGTGGCGTGCCGCGTTTCCCGTGCTCAGTCAACTCCGCGAACACCTGTCCGAAGACCAGTTCATCGACCGGCTGCGCAGGATGCACGAGGAGGGGTACCGCCTGTTCGCGCTCTTCCGACGCGGGGAGGCTGTCTCCGTCGCGGGCGTCGCGCTCCGAACGAACTTCTACAACGGGCGCCACCTGTTCGTGTACGATCTGGTCACGCGAACCGACCGCCGTTCCGAGGGCCACGGCAGCCGTCTCATGGCGTTCCTCGAGGACTGGGCACGCGAGCGAAACTGCGAGAGCATCACGCTCGAATCCGGTCTCTGGCGGAGCGACGCACACCGTTTCTACGAGGACGAACTCGGTATGGAGCGGTTCTGCTATACGTTCAAGAAGGAACTCGTCCGAGACGACACCGCGTGA